The sequence TGAGGGCGCCGACGGCCAGGTAGTCCACGCCGGTGCCCGCATATTCCGCGGCTGTCGCCAGCGACAGCCCGCCGGAAGATTCCAGTTTGGTTGCCGGTGAGCGGGAATCGCGCCGCTGCACGGCGATCTGCGTCTGCCACACCGGGAAGTTGTCCAGAAGTATCAGCGCCTCGTCACCCAGGTCTTCACCGAGGATCTCATCCAGCTGTTCGAGCGAGTCGACCTCGACCTCACACGGCAGCTGCGGCGCTGCCGCGCGCACGGCCCGCAGCGCGGCGACCACCGAACCGGCCGCCGCCACGTGGTTGTCCTTGATCAGCGCCGCATCCCCCAGCCCCATGCGGTGGTTGACGCCGCCGCCGACGCGCACCGCGTACTTCTGCAGGGCCCGAAGGCCCGGCAGCGTCTTGCGGGTGTCGCGGATCTTGGCCTTGGTGCCGGACACCGCGTCCACCCACGCCGCGGTCGTGGTCGCGATTCCCGAGAGGTGACAGACGAGGTTCAACATCGTCCGCTCGGCGGTCAGCAGGCCCTGCGTGGGCGCCTCCACCGCCAGCACCACAGCGCCGGGTTCCAGCCGCGCCCCGTCCGGCACGCGATGTTTCACCTGGTAGCCGTCGGTGCCGAGCACCTCGTCCAACACCAGCAGCGTGACATCCACGCCCGCGACCACTCCCGCCTCGCGTGCGACCATCGACGCCGTCGTCGTGGCGTCGGCGGGCACCGTGGCCAGCGTGGTGACGTCCGGCCCGTAGCGCAGGTCCTCTTCGAGCGCGCGGGCGATCACCCTGCGCGCCTCGGTCAACTCGTCGGCGGTGAGCTCCATCAGCAGCAGGCCACCGCCGCGACGAGGCTGCGCGCCAACGCAGGATCGGTGGTCGGGTAGTCCCGGCGGTGATGGCAACCGCGGGACTCGGTACGAGCCGATGCGGCCGCAGCCACGGCGCCCGCGGTGGTGGTCAATGCGGCATCCTCGAAATCGGTGCGCGAGCGGAGAATTCGGTGCGGCGCGCAGTCCAGTTCCTTGGCCAGCACGCCAAGACCGGTACCGTCGCGCATCACCGAGGCGTACCGCGACATCGCCCGCTGCAGGTCCGCCCGCCGCAGTGCGCGGCGTGGCGCTGGTTCGGGCCGCTGCGCCGTGACCGGGCCGGCTGCCAAAGCGTGTGCGGCGGCGGCCTTTCCGGCACGTCCGCCGACCACCAACCCCTCGAGCAGGCTGTTGGACGCCAGCCGGTTCGCGCCGTGCATTCCGGTGCACGCCACCTCGCCGGCCGCGAACAGCCCCGCCATCTCGGTGCGCCCGTGCACGTCGGTGATCACGCCGCCGCAGCTGTAGTGCGCACCGGGCACCACGGGAATCGGCTCGACGGTCGGATCGATGCCCGCTGCCCGGCACGCGGCGGTCACGGTCGGAAACCGGGCGGTGAAATTGCCGATCCCGCGCGCGTCGAGGTACACGCACTCGTCGCCGGTCTCCTCCAGCCGGGCGTGAATCGCCCCGGCCACCACGTCGCGCGGCGCCAGATCGCCCAGCGGGTGCACCCCTTCGGTGACGGAATCGCCACGGGAATCGACCAGGACGGCACCTTCACCGCGAACGGCCTCGGTGATCAGCGGCCGTCGGCCACCGGCGT comes from Mycolicibacterium pulveris and encodes:
- the nadC gene encoding carboxylating nicotinate-nucleotide diphosphorylase; the encoded protein is MELTADELTEARRVIARALEEDLRYGPDVTTLATVPADATTTASMVAREAGVVAGVDVTLLVLDEVLGTDGYQVKHRVPDGARLEPGAVVLAVEAPTQGLLTAERTMLNLVCHLSGIATTTAAWVDAVSGTKAKIRDTRKTLPGLRALQKYAVRVGGGVNHRMGLGDAALIKDNHVAAAGSVVAALRAVRAAAPQLPCEVEVDSLEQLDEILGEDLGDEALILLDNFPVWQTQIAVQRRDSRSPATKLESSGGLSLATAAEYAGTGVDYLAVGALTHSVSVLDIGLDL
- a CDS encoding L-aspartate oxidase, encoding MTRPVACGSGPWPGHWQQRADVVVIGTGVAGLVAALAAHRHGQKVMVLSKTDQLWGTTATYFAQGGIAVVLPEALREDGDSIEAHVSDTLAAGAGLCDPEAVRSIVADGHRAVSELVGAGARFDESAAGRWSLTREGGHSRRRIIHAGGDATGAEVQRALNGAASVLDIRHNHTAIELLCDDEAVTGVLVLSDDGPGVVHAPSVILATGGLGHLYSATTNPAGSTSDGVALAIWAGVPVADLEFVQFHPTMLFDRNAGGRRPLITEAVRGEGAVLVDSRGDSVTEGVHPLGDLAPRDVVAGAIHARLEETGDECVYLDARGIGNFTARFPTVTAACRAAGIDPTVEPIPVVPGAHYSCGGVITDVHGRTEMAGLFAAGEVACTGMHGANRLASNSLLEGLVVGGRAGKAAAAHALAAGPVTAQRPEPAPRRALRRADLQRAMSRYASVMRDGTGLGVLAKELDCAPHRILRSRTDFEDAALTTTAGAVAAAASARTESRGCHHRRDYPTTDPALARSLVAAVACC